A DNA window from Hordeum vulgare subsp. vulgare chromosome 1H, MorexV3_pseudomolecules_assembly, whole genome shotgun sequence contains the following coding sequences:
- the LOC123404597 gene encoding uncharacterized protein LOC123404597: protein MKFRVVCRKLYDYVRYDLKEIAFPSSLPDPPGTKRRPKLTLKEKWCILKEATRLYGASWVRDIGPELRPNDYKKVKEESDPNITKEGKTPSEPSLLEDLAVAAKGGAETLKPALRRIYMTRASTYTSAVKNYVETYQEGLKDVLDEKAAGKDHQQGNEPRGPSTPPPPPSSS from the coding sequence ATGAAGTTCAGAGTTGTTTGCAGGAAGTTGTACGATTACGTGAGGTATGATCTTAAAGAGATCGCCTTCCCATCTTCCCTGCCAGACCCTCCGGGCACCAAGAGACGTCCTAAGCTCACACTGAAAGAGAAATGGTGTATCCTCAAGGAGGCAACCAGGCTCTATGGGGCTTCCTGGGTGAGGGACATCGGTCCCGAGCTCAGGCCAAATGATTACAAGAAGGTCAAAGAGGAATCTGACCCTAACATCACCAAGGAGGGGAAAACTCCAAGCGAGCCCAGTTTGCTTGAGGATCTTGCGGTGGCAGCGAAGGGCGGGGCGGAGACCCTGAAGCCTGCGCTGCGGCGCATATACATGACCCGTGCCTCGACCTACACGAGTGCAGTGAAGAACTATGTGGAGACCTATCAGGAAGGGCTGAAGGATGTCTTGGACGAGAAGGCTGCTGGGAAGGATCACCAGCAAGGCAATGAGCCAAGGGGACCATCCACACCACCTCCACCGCCGTCATCCTCTTGA